The Bacillus sp. F19 DNA segment TGTTTTACCGGAAGCAGCGACATGCTGCTTCTTTTTTTCGACAAAAAACGTATTGAAAATGACCATTTGTTTGTCATCTATGATGGAAGCTGTTTCATCTAGATTCCGATGTACCACGAGCACAACATTCATTTTGAAAAAAATTCAAATGATACAGTGTCAAACCATGATAATATGCCGATTTCAGAAGAAATGGATTCCATCTCATTCAGAAAAATGCTTACTCATGCAAAAGGGCTATTCATAAAAATGACCGTTTTGAAAAACAAATCAGTTTATGGTTATATCACTAACGTATTCACAGGTTAAATTGTTTTTGATTCACCGATCGATGTATATTTCATTTCAGCATATCAAATCACTGATTCCCTATAACAATAATGAAACACCTTATGCACTAGCAGGAGGGGACCTCCCAATTCAACACTCTAATCTCCCGCTCGCAAGAACGTTTGAAGAACAAGTTAAAAAACTGACAGGCAAGGTTGTCATCTTGACCTTGGGGAAGAGGAAAAAAAGGTAGGGCACCTGAAATCCATCAATCAAAATATAGTCACGGTCATCACAGCAATAAGAGAAGAAGTGTACTGCAATACACGCCATATCAAAACTATTCACTTATCATGAAGCTTCTCAGAGCATATTTTCCCCCAATTCGGATGGTTTTGGGGAAAAATTGTGAATGATCCGATACATAAGCTAATCCTGTCCATATCCTGCATCTTTATCAGGATGCGTAAATGGGAAGCTCTCGGGCTTTTTTTTGCTTTCAATCAGCTCACGGTTCTCACTCGAATTCCAGCCGATGTCGTTTGTAGGATGCACCCATTGATCGCCGGACATGATGGCAGGATCGACCTCATCACTCCACTGATTCAAGGGGGATTGTTTGGAATCATAAAAACTGTCTCCAATTACGATGCCATGTTCATTTATGAATGGCTTTTGCATGCTGATACCTGTGCCTTTCCACGAAGGGGCGCTTGCCTGATGTGGAAGCGTTTCATCTAATGAATACTCATCTTTTTTGCTCATCCTGTTCACCTCCATTTTTAGTATGTTCTTATATACGGACTGATATGAAAGATTAGATCAGAAATTGGTTATCCTATTAAAAAGGAGTGATCAGCATGAATCAGGAATTTCCAGTAGCAATGCTTCAGGATGAATACTTGGAAAAAGTAAAGAAAATGGAAAATGAGCTGCGCGCTGAAACAGGCGAAGAGATCGTTCTCATTGCTTATCAGCACAAACAAGAACACAATTGACTCGTTTTCCCTCTCATAAGATGAAGAGAATGACTCACACTAAAAACAGTGAGGAATTCTCACACATCTTATGAGGGGGATTTTCATGAAAAGAAAAACTGCAAGAAATCAAGCGCTTAAAAACAATTTTACTCCGAAAGAAAGCCTGCCTGATACCGAATTCTCAAGCGAGGCTGCATACAGTCAGGAAAATCCGGCAAAAGGCGCTAACCGAAACAGTAAAAATGGAAGCAAAGGGCGTTCTGGAGGATCCTTCTCATGACAAAAAAAACACACAAAAGCGGAGACATCGAGCAGCATAAAAAGCCGATGGAACCAAGTCTTCTTGAAGAAGAGTTTGGAACGGAAATGGGCGATTACAATTCAGCCAAATTTATCGATGCTTTTGCGGAGAAAAAAGCGAAAAAATCTAAAAAAAGCGAAAAGCGAGAGTGTTAAGTCTCTCGCTTTTCGCTTTCCTTTTT contains these protein-coding regions:
- a CDS encoding DUF3905 domain-containing protein, with the translated sequence MSKKDEYSLDETLPHQASAPSWKGTGISMQKPFINEHGIVIGDSFYDSKQSPLNQWSDEVDPAIMSGDQWVHPTNDIGWNSSENRELIESKKKPESFPFTHPDKDAGYGQD